A genomic window from Tolypothrix sp. PCC 7910 includes:
- the fmt gene encoding methionyl-tRNA formyltransferase: MKIVFFGTPQFAVPTLEKLLHHPEFEVLGVVTQPDKRRERGNKLTPSPVKTIATSFNIPVWQPQRLKKHTATLTKLKESDADAFVVVAYGQILSQAILDIPKLGCINVHGSILPQYRGAAPIQWCLYNGELETGITTMLMDAGMDTGAMLLTATTPIELLDNTYNLAERLATIGADLLVETLFKLQQQELVPIPQDNVAATYAPLIQKQDYGLDWSKSAMQLHNQIRGFYPNCTASFRNQVVKITATVPLGCAYSYQLPPELAKILDKLPDLSTLSGSPGEVVSITKGIGAIVQTGEGMLLLREVQLAGKRPQSGWDFVNGTRLTVGEVFEKG; the protein is encoded by the coding sequence ATGAAAATCGTATTTTTTGGTACTCCCCAATTTGCTGTTCCTACTTTAGAAAAATTGCTGCATCACCCAGAATTTGAGGTTTTAGGAGTAGTTACCCAACCAGACAAACGCCGAGAAAGAGGGAATAAATTAACACCTTCACCAGTCAAAACTATTGCTACTTCTTTTAATATTCCAGTATGGCAACCACAGCGGCTGAAAAAGCACACTGCAACCTTAACTAAACTTAAAGAATCAGATGCAGATGCGTTTGTGGTTGTGGCTTATGGGCAAATATTGTCTCAAGCAATCTTAGATATACCTAAGTTGGGTTGTATTAATGTACATGGCTCTATTTTGCCACAGTATCGGGGTGCAGCTCCCATTCAGTGGTGCTTGTACAATGGCGAGCTAGAAACAGGGATCACAACCATGTTAATGGATGCAGGCATGGATACAGGGGCTATGCTGCTTACAGCCACTACACCTATTGAATTACTAGATAATACCTATAATTTAGCCGAGCGATTGGCGACAATTGGTGCTGATCTACTAGTGGAAACCTTATTCAAACTCCAACAGCAGGAACTTGTTCCTATTCCTCAAGATAATGTCGCAGCGACTTATGCACCTTTAATTCAAAAGCAAGATTATGGATTGGATTGGTCTAAAAGCGCTATGCAATTACATAACCAAATCAGAGGCTTTTATCCCAACTGCACAGCCAGCTTTCGCAACCAAGTTGTGAAAATTACGGCTACCGTTCCCCTTGGTTGTGCCTACAGCTATCAGCTACCACCAGAATTAGCAAAAATACTTGATAAATTGCCTGATTTGTCAACTTTATCCGGTAGTCCGGGAGAAGTGGTAAGCATTACCAAGGGAATTGGAGCTATTGTCCAAACTGGCGAAGGTATGTTGTTGTTACGAGAGGTTCAGTTAGCTGGTAAACGTCCTCAGTCGGGATGGGATTTTGTTAATGGTACCCGCTTAACTGTAGGAGAAGTGTTTGAAAAAGGCTGA
- a CDS encoding DUF6464 family protein, with protein sequence MEPDSLPTEVILTHPRQYLGRTQLDWTPQPGNYLDFDGKTYAVLERRHKYQLKAGRYRLHNIALYVQSAQRPAEKSLVGGRWVIGDATCSFNAHSEIVRCAVNPSGPCNSCRFYEKSKDES encoded by the coding sequence ATGGAGCCAGACTCTTTACCAACCGAGGTAATATTGACGCATCCGCGTCAGTACCTCGGTAGAACGCAACTTGATTGGACACCGCAACCAGGAAACTATCTCGATTTTGACGGTAAAACCTACGCAGTTTTAGAGCGCCGCCACAAATATCAATTAAAAGCAGGGCGCTATCGCTTGCATAATATAGCCCTTTACGTACAATCTGCTCAAAGACCAGCGGAGAAAAGTTTGGTAGGGGGACGATGGGTCATCGGTGATGCTACCTGTAGCTTCAATGCCCATTCAGAAATTGTACGTTGTGCAGTCAATCCCAGTGGCCCTTGTAATTCTTGCCGTTTTTATGAAAAGAGCAAGGATGAAAGCTGA
- the psaC gene encoding photosystem I iron-sulfur center protein PsaC: MSHTVKIYDTCIGCTQCVRACPTDVLEMVPWDGCKAAQIASSPRTEDCVGCKRCETACPTDFLSIRVYLGAETTRSMGLAY; this comes from the coding sequence ATGTCTCATACCGTAAAAATCTACGATACCTGCATTGGCTGCACTCAGTGTGTCCGCGCTTGCCCTACTGACGTATTAGAGATGGTACCTTGGGATGGCTGCAAAGCTGCTCAAATTGCCTCTTCACCCCGTACAGAAGACTGCGTAGGATGCAAACGTTGCGAAACCGCTTGTCCCACAGACTTTTTAAGCATCCGGGTTTACCTTGGTGCTGAAACTACTCGCAGCATGGGTCTAGCTTACTAA